TTGGGAGCTTTGGTTTTGTCGACGTGCCCCAGGTCCTGAGAAGGGAAGTAACTGGCAGTGACTGTCATCTGCCGGGCACAGTAGTAGTAGCTTTCTTATAGTCATTACTCCATTCATTCCTTATAGCAGCCTTGCACGGTAGGCTTTATCCTTTTACATTTATAGTTGAGGACAAATAGACTCAGATGGGTTAGGATAATTATTCTGTGGGATTCACACTAGAGGGTCCAGGAAGACAAGGAAGTTTGCTAGGAGCCCAAGAGAGGGCTTGTGGGACATCATGCTGTGGGAGAAGCTGGAGCCCCTGGGTCCCTGGCTGGACGAAGCCCTGACGGGCCCATGTTGTAGTCCTGCAGCTGTCAGGTGGGGTGGATTCCACTGCAGCTGCTGCTGTGCCAGGAGGTGTGGCCAAGGCGGAGGGCAAGAACCTGATGCTGTGGGGCTAGAAGGAGATGGAACGAGTGAACACAGAACTTGAGGGCAGAAATATGAGggaaaccttaaaaaaaagagcTAAGGTATCTAGTGAAATTGATAGGAGGTGAGGGGGTGAAATGTTAATTCAGAACACATGAAATTGTTGTTTCATAGGTAAAAATGGTGAATCATGAGCAATTTTATAAGTTTAATCTAACATAAGCTCCTCAAAGGTGAGCACTAAACCCTCAGTATTCCCCACGAAACACAGGCTGGTCTAAATGAGCAGCACTTGAGTCAAGCATCTGAAATGCCCACCTGTTCCCAAATATATCTTCAGAAGTCCCCATTTAAAGCCACGTGTTACCTTGGAGGAGTGAATATTACCCAGCAATATACCGGCATGATTGGTTTTATCATAGCAAATTGTCCCTAACCAGGACAAATATTTCCAAAAAGTGACTGAAGAGAGCATTGGCATTCTGATTGCATGGAGCCTGGGAGGGGACCATGGGGCAGCCTGTGGGCAGCAGGCCAGCACAGGGGAGGACTTGGGtggaggacacagagagagaggagaCCCAGCTCCTGGCCCCAAAGAACCTTTGCTTACCCATTTGCTAACCTTGCTTACCTTTACCTCACGCATGAGCTGCCCTGCATAGATGGGTCAGCAGGAGAGCTGGATTCCTTGGTACTCTGGCACCCTCTTCAGGGAAAGTCCTGAAACACACCGCTCCTCCTCAGGAAAATGGAATTCAGTAAAATTTCATAACTTTAAGATGGAAGAGGAAGGGAAATATGGTTATCAAATGCACACTGTGTGTAAGCTGTGTCCTAGGCAGTCAGACTCACCTTGAGCAGTGGCCATTATTGTCCTTGTTTGGCAGAGATGTGAACTCAAATTCAGAGAAATTATGTGATGTGTCCAAGATCATAACTCAGTGGTGGTGGAGCAGTGATTAAAGCCCAGTTTGCCCCTCTCCAAAACAGAAAGGCTGCCACTGGGAAATATCAGAGCAAGGAGCAGCCTTTATTAATTTCTGAGTCCCCAGAGTATAGTGGGGGACAAGAAGTGCCAAGTcccaaggacacagaggccagcTTAAAGCCCCCTGCCCTTTGATGTTTATccccaggaacaaaacccagCACACTTGTGATGCCCCACACAGAGGATGACCTGTGGGTTCTAGGTATGCATCTGGGCAGCCCTTCACCCTCCCTTCTGACCtccctttggaaaacagtctgctATGGCACAGTGCTTCCCCTCCGGTTGGCCTTTTCATATAAGGGGTCACCTTTGATCTTGTCACTAGCTCTCCTTGTTTTACACATGAGGAGACTTTAATTCTCAGAGATGGAAGTTCATTCACTTTCTCATTCATGAGACCAGTAAATATATATTGAGCTCTACTATGTCCCAGTCAATGTTGGTGGCAGTAGGGATGCAGCAGTAGGTGTGGGTGAGTAGGAAGTAAACAACACACCTAACAAATAAGCTATATAAATGTTAGAAGGTGATAACAACTATAGAAATAGAACAGAGTTGGGAGAATTGGGAGCACATGTGGCCAAGATAAAGGGTAAGTTGCAATTTAAGTGGACTGGTCAGCTCTGCTTTATTAAGAAGCCTACTTTTGCACAAATACCTGAGTGAGGTTAAGGAGTGAGCAAAGGAGATATCTTGAGTAAGAACATTTTAGGCAGAGGAAATAGCTGCTGCAAATGCCCTGAGATGAGGGTGTGCCTGAACCACGCAAAATACAGCTAAAAGACCAGCATGGCTGGAGGGGAATGAGAGGAGAGTAGAGTAATAGGGAGCACATACCACCATTTCTTGAGTAGCTGTTACATGCTGGGCACTATTAGGCACTTCCACAGGCTGATCTTGTCTACTCCTTTGGGAGAGTGTTACGAACCCATTTGTAAGCTGAAAGATGGAGGCTCAGTGAGAGTGAGTGATTTGTCCACCATTACAGGGCTAGCAAGTCAAAGGTTCTGACTCCAGAGCTCTTGTTCCCCCCTCTGTGCCTGCTGCCATTCTCTGCAGGCAAGCACCCCTGCCTGCAGCTGCTGCTGTGTACTGGGCCACCCTCCTGGGGTTTGGGTGGAGCTGGCCCAGGGGGCACAGAGTGGCCCCCAGGAGTCAGGCTCTGTGTGCCTTTTTCTCACCATACCTAGATTTGTACCCCTGGTTTTAGGTCAGCTTCCTCACTATTCTGAAATCCATTACTGTTTAGTTCTCTTTCTTTGTCATTCGGCAGATTTTTTCTAATTCTATGAAAGCACAGAAGCTacattcttctgtaaaatgaaagcaGATACGGTGCTTTGTTCACCATGGCTGTTTCTTATTCTTGTTTCTCTGGGTGGTGGGTACAGAATAGCTCAGAGCATGCGCTGCAGGGTGTGAGTGCGGGCAGAGTGGGTGGAGTTAGCCTAGGCAGGCCTCTGTACTTGGCTCCTTCCTGGGTGGTGGCTGTACTTGGGGACGGGGCCACCTGCTGCTTGTCTGAGCAAACCACCTTTTTACCTCGCCTATCTTTACTCATTCTTCTCCAGGTCATCCTGGAAATGGCACAAGAAATCTTCCAAGATGTGACTCTAGtgaattaattcttcctttttcagACTTCCCAAAGTACTTTATGTATTTGGTATCTTTATGGTAGCATTATACTAATGTCCCTTCATCACTGCTTGTGCTGGATTCCCTTCATCTCTTGTTCAACTACCATAACTTCAAAAACCACCAATGGCCAGAACCCATCTCTTACTCCCCTGCCCTACCAACCTCCCAGTCCTCCATGGCCCCCACACTGCTGCTGCTGACTGTGTGGTCATTGTGTCTGTCTACCCCAGCATGTGGACCATTGAGAGAACAGGGATTCAGGTCATTCACCTCTGAATCCTGATGATAGCACAAGGCCTGGAGCATGGTAAGGTACTCAGTAACtgttgaaagaaagaatgaatgaataacagcTATACTAAATAGAAAATAGACTACACATTGATCTGCAGAGATGTGTAAAGTTtatttaaatggaagaaaaatgtcCTGTTTTGGTAGGTGGATTCCAAAgagttactgcacttaaaaatttcTTTATAGGAGAATTTCGAATGTGGCTGCTGTTGTTGGCGGACGAGCAGAGACCGTGCCCCAGGCTTGGGGGACCCGAGCGTGGGGCGCACGGCGGAACCCTCGCGGAGCCTTGGGATGTAAGAAGCAGGGCGACCGCTGCGGCAGAGGTGGGGCCCAAGGCAAAAGATGGCCAAGGAAAGGTGCCTTAAAAAGTCCTTTCAAGACAGTCTTGAAGACATAAAGAAAcgaatgaaagagaaaaggaataaaaacttGGCAGAGATTGGCAAACGAAAGTCTTTTATAGCTGCTCCATGCCAGATAATCAATTTTATCCTCTTTTAGCCAACACTTCTACACTGCTAAAGAACTACCAAGACAACAACAGAATGCTAGCTTTAGCTCTGGAAAATGAAAAGTCCAAAGTGAGAGAAGCCCAAGAGATCATCCTACAGCTGAGAAAAAATTGTTACTACCTCACATGTCAGCTCTGTGTACTGAAAGGAAAACTTACTTCACAACCAACAGAAGAATCTGCTCAGAACCAGGAAGTATGTCCCTCCAGAATGGACTCCAGTATTCACAACTCCAGGGATTTATTTGTGAAGGATTTACCGCAAGTTCCTGTTTATGAAGTTCTCTCTCCAAGACAAGAATCTTTCCAAATAGAAGAGCAAATACCTACTATTCCTCAAGACAGACTAGTATTTGATCTGGATTCAGATGAAGATAAGTCTACTGATAATGTCTTATTACCTAGAACTGTATCTCTCCGTCGCAATTTAAGGAAACATTTTAACGATTTATGTCAATTCAGTAACTTAGATGATCTTGAAATCAGTCATTTGTCAAAGCAGTCTTTTGAATTGGAAAGAACTAGATTTATAGATCCACTAGTAAACATGCACATACCAGGTAACGTAGAACAAAATGTTTCTCAATGGAACAAGAATCAAATTAACTTATCACCAAAGCTTATTCatccagaaaaatctaaaaccaaAGAAGACATTTCAGAGGATAAATCTGAGCAAATTAAAAGTAAGCATAGATATGCAcaaggaagaaagcaaaaagagaaaagaaaagctaaCAAAAGGAGAAAGTCGAAATCTGTATCAAAGTATAAAGGCagcaaaagtgaaaataaaaaaagtGTTTCCAAAAAAAAGTTGGCTAAATCTTTCACTTCCAGTGATGCTTACAATTTTAATTTGGAAGAGGGTGTTCATCTCACCCCTTTCCGacaaaaaatgaataatgatTCTAAAATGGAAGACAACAACAATGAATCTGAAGTGAGCACCTGTGAATCGAGTGGTTCGGGAGATGATTCTGATGATCTGTATTTGCCCACTTGCAAGTACAGTCAAGACATCACCAGAGAATCAGACAGAAGACCAGTCACCAGGCCTCGATCTAAAAGAGCACCAAAATATAGGGATGAAAAAGAGACAGAGGGTTCTCAGACAACAAAAACTCCTGCTAGCACATTACCTGAAACTCACCAGTCACCTCATCTTAGTCTGAAGGATATCACCAATGTCCCCTTGTATCCTGCGTCAAAAATCAGAAAACTTTctctttttccaaaaaagaataaagacagCCCAGTGTCTCTGCCTAAGCGTAGGTGTACAGCCAGTGTGAACTATAAGGAGCCCACACTTGCCTCGAAACTGAGACGAGGGGACCCTTTCACAGATTTGTGTTTCTTGAATTCACCTATTTTCAAGCAGAAAAAGGATTTTAGATGCAGTTCTAAAAAAAAAGCATACGAAGCAAATACAATGAAGCGTTTGTTGGATGCTGTTTAAATTTGTCCTACACCCTCTTCTATTGCTGTCGGACAGTGCGCAAGTGGGTTGGACCGCTATAGACTATTCTCttggcaggactctgggtcctgaaGATTTCGTCAGAACTGCTTCAATGTGGTGTTTTGTCTTAAACCTTTAGTATTTGGTTTACTTTTTGTTTAAGTATAAATAACTGGACTTAAGCATTATAATAGTTTGGATTTCTTATACTGCCTAAAACCCTTAATTTTAGTCAAAATGTATCTTGTACCATTTTAGAAATTAATGATTTTTCAAATTAAGGTGTTTTAATTACAGCTTCTGtcatctttatttctcccttaaacAGAGAATACTAGGATAAATCATTTTTGAAGACAGACTGAGAAtcttttgaaatgaaataaatcCTTGAAATTCCCAGTAGGGTATACCCTAAGGTGTTTGTGGACCCCTTATACCATtgttacatttaatttttcagataaaatgtgTATATGAGATCATGGTTAGAGAATTGATAGTTGCTTAGGCTCAGGGACTAGGTGACTAGCTCTGAGCCCAAGCTCTAGGCGTACCTTGTTCAAAGTGATACCTCCCTGAATCACAATTATTAGCTAATGGTCTTCCAGGGTACCTCCTTATTTAGTCAAAAATCTCAAATGTTAAATGTATGAATACCAAagcttgttttgtatttttgatcAACCAATGAGGGAATTCACTTAGTTCTGAAAGTTTGAAGCCTGTACTTGTGTATACCTCTTCAAACTTTAAAGCACAAGGTTATCCACTTTTAAAGAGCAATAAAGTTTCTctagatactgaaaaaaaaaaaaaaatttctttatagTAAATATGCTAATAAAAATGCCAGCAATTCAAGAACACTCCTTTTTAAGAATTTTAGGGGTCAAAGTTCACACAAACATTCCCATATGTTAAGGTTTTGACTTTTAAACAGAAAGACTTGCATGCATCTTGCTAAGTCATGGTGTTTCTTTAATCTGGCCACATAGATTCCTTACCAGGTCTTATCTAATTGttggaaaaaaaagatttcttcacAAGACTTATCACATATTACTGTGATTATATGGCTACATGTATGCCTCCCATAAATATAGTTGAACCTCGAACAacctgggtttgaactgtgtgggcccccttacatgcagattttttgaATAACTATATTGGAAAATCTTTTGGAAATTTGCAGCGActgaaaaaccattttctttctgtagcttattttattgtaagaatacagtctACAATATATATGACATACAAAATAAGCACTAACAGACTGTATTATCAATAAGACATCCAGTCAACAATAGGCTATTCGTAGTTAAGTTTGGGTAgttaaaagttatatgcagattttcagcTGAGCAGGTCAAGATCCTTACCCTCATGTTATTTAACTGTCAATGTACTTTTAAACTCTAGTTTAAACGGGAACAGTGACTATGAGGGGAAATGGTTGGAGCTAGAAAGGCCACGCTGGGGCAGGATGCCAGTGGTCATCAGAGCCTTGCTAAAGGAGGACTTACTCCCTGTGGAAGGGTGACCTCTTGTGGAGAACCAGCAAATataaacaagttttaaaaatattttttactctaTGGATAACTGTCCTAACCACAATAACTGGGTACTCAAAGGGGAAGTAACATTccccattattttttttatattgaagcaTAATGTCAAAAATCAGATTACATAAACCTTACATGTAGACCTCAATGCATTTTTAACATACTTAAATACCCATCTAATCACCACTGTTTTTAAATCCAtttgtattaattttctgttgCTGCTACAATAAATTACTGCAAACTAAGTAGTTTAAAAGAACACAGATTTTTTATCTTACAGATTGGTAGGTTAAAAGTTCAATATGGAGCTCAGTGGgcttgttacagaaaatactgaaaaaaagcctggactggatcactgaccgaagaaccaagcggcactcggcactcggaggtcttggagtgttgaggctttatttcacactggcgggctcagaggggagtaatcccccaaaagtctgagccccaaacaaaggcaaagggagcaatctatatctttctgcttccttatctgtaacattcctacgtgcacagcaagtgatcaggcaagggggagggagtttagggagtgaaccaTGGGAACTGTTGCTCAGCAGAgtgggaaaccaagggagtggtttttttttatttgggttgAGGAGGGGGGCGAGGCGGAGGGGAGCCACCTGCTAGGTTGCGGTCCTTGTAAATCTTCCCTATCATTCTCCCCTCTGATGCCTCTTCAAACACTTcattttagggggcatcatctccTTGGCTTATGACAGGGTCATAGTGGCTCTGCATATACAGGAGCTGTATGGAGGAAACGCATTCCTCGATAAAGTTAATGAGCCAGTTAAATATGCAGGGTTCCACTAATAGTTTAAGGAACAGCAGAATCcctggcccagcaaggccagttagaagAGCTGTTAGCCATGGATTCTATTCAAACCATCCCTGAAActaagactttttattttctaacattttattcctatgctggatgttttcttttacttgGCTAAATAGCTCCTAACTGTGCCAGACTTATTTGCATAAAAAAAACAATCTTCTCCAAGGGCTACAAATAAGCCTCCCTGGGACATGAAGGGGGTCCAGTCCTCTATGACTTTGCAACACCACTTCAGCCAGGGAATCAATTTGATCTTGCAGCTGAATCATGGTGGTTTCAAGCTGCTCTAAATCTTGATTAAATTCCTCTGTTTATTAGAGCCGCTGTGCCTAATGCAGCTGATCTGGCTCCACTGAGCCCGACTAGAGCAGGGATCAGCAAAGGGGCAGCCTGTTCTGCCTAGGAGATCTCATGGGGGGAAAGGAGGTAGCTCTTTTTAGCCCACTATAcactttataacttttgtacagttaaacattacagagaggtactttagaaatgcaggctgagacttgagtccagctaggagagacaggtaagcacagcaaaataCCTTAATGATTACCCAATAGataatagaaagggcaacttttc
The sequence above is a segment of the Manis pentadactyla isolate mManPen7 chromosome 4, mManPen7.hap1, whole genome shotgun sequence genome. Coding sequences within it:
- the LOC130683420 gene encoding LOW QUALITY PROTEIN: shugoshin 1-like (The sequence of the model RefSeq protein was modified relative to this genomic sequence to represent the inferred CDS: deleted 2 bases in 1 codon); the protein is MAKERCLKKSFQDSLEDIKKRMKEKRNKNLAEIGKRKSFIAAPCQIIFYPLLANTSTLLKNYQDNNRMLALALENEKSKVREAQEIILQLRKNCYYLTCQLCVLKGKLTSQPTEESAQNQEVCPSRMDSSIHNSRDLFVKDLPQVPVYEVLSPRQESFQIEEQIPTIPQDRLVFDLDSDEDKSTDNVLLPRTVSLRRNLRKHFNDLCQFSNLDDLEISHLSKQSFELERTRFIDPLVNMHIPGNVEQNVSQWNKNQINLSPKLIHPEKSKTKEDISEDKSEQIKSKHRYAQGRKQKEKRKANKRRKSKSVSKYKGSKSENKKSVSKKKLAKSFTSSDAYNFNLEEGVHLTPFRQKMNNDSKMEDNNNESEVSTCESSGSGDDSDDLYLPTCKYSQDITRESDRRPVTRPRSKRAPKYRDEKETEGSQTTKTPASTLPETHQSPHLSLKDITNVPLYPASKIRKLSLFPKKNKDSPVSLPKRRCTASVNYKEPTLASKLRRGDPFTDLCFLNSPIFKQKKDFRCSSKKKAYEANTMKRLLDAV